A part of Parvimonas micra genomic DNA contains:
- a CDS encoding Mbeg1-like protein, producing MNIEKRTEKRGFQKTIIEKNVISIDIFLILNCIIYVHNFERDDVQEKLVGKNIFEIFDFIRNEKNSSGYYPAEINEDEFLGILNTVDHSRQVYEKIKIVDIDNSVYGNATGSDRVVNVSFLFEDCLIIVYKGTAGDYEWKDNVEGTYNITDTKQQRRALRYFDKMVKKFDNIGKIYVSGHSKGGNKAQYVGVLRGDMSKLKNVYSFDGQGFNINFLKKYNKEIENNKYKIFNICNEYDYVNIIMHSVSNKIFIKSVINIGNEDNRYSKIIHRLGGVHSPYSMFKKENGILTLNDVVEQSEIMKNLEKLFEYYNANMKEEDNQFMYYRMSLLMMKSGKEVFGEECPIAPKGFSRRFIKLTRDFTKNESGLDSSEIINLFKPILSDIGSIIIKGKISENSR from the coding sequence ATGAATATTGAAAAACGAACTGAAAAAAGAGGTTTTCAAAAAACAATTATAGAGAAAAATGTCATTAGTATTGATATTTTTTTAATTTTAAATTGCATTATTTATGTTCATAATTTTGAAAGAGATGATGTACAAGAAAAACTTGTAGGAAAAAATATATTCGAAATATTTGATTTTATTAGAAATGAAAAAAATTCTTCTGGATATTATCCGGCAGAAATAAATGAAGATGAGTTTTTAGGTATTTTAAATACAGTAGATCATAGTAGACAAGTTTATGAAAAAATAAAAATAGTGGATATTGATAATTCGGTTTATGGAAATGCAACCGGTAGTGATAGAGTTGTAAATGTAAGTTTTTTGTTTGAAGATTGTTTAATCATAGTATACAAAGGAACTGCCGGTGATTATGAGTGGAAAGATAATGTGGAGGGGACATATAATATAACAGATACAAAACAGCAAAGAAGAGCTTTGAGATATTTTGATAAAATGGTTAAAAAATTTGACAATATTGGTAAAATATATGTTTCAGGTCATTCTAAAGGCGGAAATAAAGCTCAATATGTTGGAGTTTTAAGAGGTGATATGTCTAAATTAAAAAATGTATATTCTTTTGATGGACAGGGATTTAATATAAACTTCCTAAAAAAATACAATAAAGAAATAGAAAATAACAAATATAAAATTTTTAATATATGTAATGAATATGACTATGTAAATATTATAATGCACTCGGTATCTAATAAGATTTTTATAAAATCTGTTATAAATATTGGAAATGAAGATAATAGATATTCTAAAATTATTCATAGATTAGGAGGAGTACATTCTCCATATTCGATGTTTAAAAAAGAAAACGGAATTTTAACCTTAAATGATGTTGTTGAGCAAAGTGAAATTATGAAAAATTTAGAGAAACTTTTTGAATACTATAATGCCAATATGAAAGAGGAAGATAATCAATTTATGTATTATAGAATGTCCTTATTGATGATGAAATCGGGAAAGGAAGTTTTTGGAGAAGAATGTCCTATTGCGCCAAAAGGTTTTTCTAGAAGGTTTATTAAACTCACAAGAGATTTTACTAAAAATGAAAGTGGACTCGATTCTTCTGAAATAATAAATCTATTTAAACCAATATTATCTGATATAGGGTCGATAATTATAAAGGGAAAAATTTCTGAAAATAGCAGATAA
- the rpsL gene encoding 30S ribosomal protein S12, with protein MPTINQLIKQGRQKAVTKSKAPALSFNFNTLKKRSTASESPQKRGVCTAVRTVTPRKPNSALRKVARVRLTNGMEVAAYIPGIGHNLQEHSVVLIRGGRVKDLPGVRYHIIRGTLDTAGVANRKQGRSKYGAKRPK; from the coding sequence ATGCCAACTATTAACCAGTTAATTAAACAAGGAAGACAAAAAGCTGTAACTAAATCAAAAGCACCGGCGTTAAGTTTTAACTTTAATACACTTAAAAAAAGAAGTACTGCCAGTGAATCACCACAAAAAAGAGGTGTATGTACAGCTGTAAGAACTGTAACTCCTAGGAAACCTAACTCAGCGTTGCGTAAGGTTGCCAGAGTTAGATTAACAAATGGAATGGAAGTTGCAGCTTATATTCCAGGTATAGGTCATAACCTTCAAGAACACAGTGTTGTGCTTATTAGAGGGGGAAGAGTAAAGGACCTTCCAGGGGTTAGATACCATATAATCAGAGGTACATTAGATACTGCAGGAGTAGCTAACAGAAAACAAGGAAGATCTAAATACGGAGCTAAAAGACCTAAATAA
- the fusA gene encoding elongation factor G: MARQYSLENTRNIGIMAHIDAGKTTVTERMLYYTGKIHKIGDTHEGAAQMDWMEQEKERGITICSAATTCVWNDTRINIIDTPGHVDFTVEVERSLRVLDGSVALFDAKSGVEPQSETVWRQADKYGVPRICFINKMDATGANYYDSIETIKDKLKANPVPVQIPIGAESEFVGVIDLVSMHAIIYKNDLGTDIEETDIPDAYKDKAEEYRQNLLEALAETDEFIMEKYLEGEAISPSELREAIRRATINLSINPVLCGSAYKNKGVQPLLNAIVAYMPSPLDIPAIEGVDDNEEPVERHASDEEPFSALAFKIVADPYVGKLAYFRVYSGTLSAGSYVYNSTKGKKERIGRILMMHANKREEVDSVSAGDIAAAVGLKDTTTGDTLCDMNSHVILEKMEFPEPVISVAIEPKTKASQEKMSIALHKLAEEDPTFRTYTDEETGQTIISGMGELHLEIIVDRLLREFKVEANIGNPQVSYRESISQGAEAEGKYIRQSGGSGQYGHCKIKIEPQEAGKGFEFVNNIVGGAIPKEYIGPVQKGIEEATQAGVLAGYPVLDVKVTLYDGSYHEVDSSEMAFKIAGSMAFRQAVAKAAPVLLEPMMKVEITTPDEYLGDVMGDVSSRRGRIQGMNPKNGVHVLDAYIPLAEMFGYATDLRSNTQGRATYSMQFDHYEKVPQAISEKVIGERAKK, translated from the coding sequence GTGGCAAGACAATATTCACTTGAAAATACAAGAAATATTGGTATAATGGCGCATATCGATGCTGGTAAAACAACAGTAACAGAAAGAATGCTTTATTATACAGGAAAGATCCACAAAATAGGTGATACTCATGAAGGTGCTGCACAAATGGACTGGATGGAGCAAGAAAAAGAAAGAGGTATCACTATTTGTTCAGCTGCTACAACATGTGTATGGAATGATACAAGAATTAATATCATTGATACTCCAGGACACGTTGACTTTACTGTAGAAGTTGAAAGATCTTTAAGAGTTCTTGACGGCTCAGTTGCACTTTTTGATGCAAAGAGCGGTGTAGAACCACAATCAGAAACTGTTTGGAGACAAGCGGATAAATATGGCGTACCACGTATTTGCTTTATAAATAAAATGGATGCTACCGGAGCTAATTATTATGACTCTATCGAAACTATTAAGGATAAGTTAAAAGCTAATCCGGTGCCTGTTCAAATTCCTATCGGAGCTGAATCAGAATTCGTTGGAGTGATTGACTTAGTTTCAATGCACGCTATTATTTATAAAAACGACTTAGGTACAGATATAGAAGAAACTGATATTCCGGATGCTTACAAAGATAAAGCAGAAGAATATCGTCAAAATTTATTGGAAGCACTAGCTGAAACTGATGAGTTTATTATGGAAAAATATTTAGAAGGAGAAGCTATTTCACCATCTGAATTAAGAGAAGCAATCAGAAGAGCTACTATTAATCTATCAATAAACCCGGTACTTTGTGGATCAGCTTATAAGAACAAAGGGGTTCAACCTCTATTGAATGCTATTGTAGCTTATATGCCATCTCCATTAGACATTCCTGCAATTGAAGGCGTGGATGATAATGAAGAACCTGTAGAAAGACATGCTTCAGATGAAGAACCTTTCTCAGCATTAGCATTTAAAATTGTAGCTGACCCTTATGTTGGAAAGCTTGCATATTTTAGAGTATATTCAGGAACTTTATCAGCAGGTTCTTATGTATATAACTCAACAAAGGGCAAAAAAGAAAGAATCGGTAGAATTCTTATGATGCATGCTAATAAGAGAGAAGAAGTTGATAGCGTGTCAGCTGGAGATATTGCAGCTGCAGTTGGTTTAAAAGATACTACAACCGGAGATACTCTTTGTGATATGAATAGTCATGTAATACTTGAAAAAATGGAATTCCCTGAACCGGTTATTTCCGTTGCTATCGAACCTAAAACAAAAGCATCTCAAGAAAAAATGAGTATAGCTTTACACAAATTAGCGGAAGAAGATCCTACTTTTAGAACTTATACTGATGAAGAAACTGGTCAAACAATTATTTCAGGTATGGGTGAATTACACTTGGAAATCATTGTTGACAGACTTCTAAGAGAATTTAAAGTAGAAGCTAATATAGGAAATCCACAAGTTTCTTACAGGGAATCAATTTCTCAAGGTGCAGAAGCTGAAGGAAAATACATCAGACAGTCTGGTGGTAGTGGACAATATGGACATTGTAAAATTAAAATTGAACCTCAAGAAGCTGGTAAAGGCTTTGAGTTTGTAAATAATATCGTAGGGGGAGCTATTCCAAAAGAATATATCGGACCTGTTCAAAAAGGTATTGAAGAAGCAACTCAAGCAGGGGTACTTGCAGGATATCCCGTTTTAGATGTTAAAGTTACTTTATATGATGGTTCATACCATGAAGTTGACTCATCTGAAATGGCATTTAAGATTGCTGGTTCAATGGCATTTAGACAAGCAGTTGCAAAAGCTGCACCGGTTCTACTAGAACCGATGATGAAAGTTGAAATAACAACTCCTGATGAATATTTAGGAGATGTTATGGGAGATGTTTCATCAAGAAGAGGTAGAATTCAAGGAATGAACCCTAAAAATGGTGTTCATGTGCTTGACGCATATATACCTCTAGCTGAAATGTTTGGATATGCAACAGACCTAAGAAGTAATACTCAAGGTCGTGCAACATATTCAATGCAATTCGATCATTATGAAAAAGTGCCTCAAGCAATTTCTGAAAAAGTAATTGGCGAGAGAGCAAAAAAATAG
- the gpmA gene encoding 2,3-diphosphoglycerate-dependent phosphoglycerate mutase — protein sequence MKLVLIRHGESEWNKLNLFTGWTDVGLSEKGIIEANEAGFLLKENNFDFDVCYCSYLKRAINTLNIVLERMDRQWLPVIKTWKLNERHYGALQGLNKAETAEKYGEEQVKLWRRSFDVPPPALDKDDKRCPHNQAPYRNVDKSELPYNESLKDTIERVIPYYEEVIKKDMLDGKRVLITAHGNSLRALVKYLDNLTDEEIISVNIPTGIPLVYEFDDNFKVTNKYYLGNQDEINAKINSVANQAKKK from the coding sequence ATGAAATTAGTTTTAATAAGACATGGAGAAAGTGAATGGAACAAGTTGAATTTATTTACCGGTTGGACTGATGTAGGTCTTTCAGAAAAAGGAATCATCGAAGCAAATGAAGCCGGCTTTTTACTAAAAGAAAATAATTTCGATTTTGACGTATGTTACTGTTCATACTTAAAAAGGGCAATAAACACTTTAAATATCGTTTTAGAAAGAATGGATAGACAGTGGTTACCTGTTATAAAAACTTGGAAATTAAATGAAAGACATTATGGAGCACTACAAGGCTTAAACAAAGCTGAAACTGCTGAAAAATATGGAGAAGAACAAGTAAAACTTTGGAGAAGATCTTTTGATGTTCCACCTCCTGCTCTTGATAAAGACGATAAAAGATGTCCTCATAATCAAGCACCTTACAGAAATGTTGATAAAAGTGAATTACCTTATAATGAAAGCTTAAAAGATACCATTGAAAGAGTTATTCCTTACTATGAAGAAGTCATAAAAAAAGATATGTTGGACGGGAAAAGAGTTCTAATAACTGCACACGGGAACTCACTTAGAGCATTGGTTAAATATTTAGATAATTTAACAGATGAAGAAATTATTTCAGTAAATATTCCTACAGGAATTCCTTTAGTTTATGAATTTGATGACAATTTTAAAGTTACAAATAAATATTACTTAGGAAATCAAGATGAAATAAATGCAAAGATAAATTCTGTTGCAAATCAGGCAAAGAAAAAGTAA
- the rpsG gene encoding 30S ribosomal protein S7 yields the protein MPRKGHVPKREVMPDPIYGDVVVTKLINNIMLDGKKGIAQAIVYGAFEIVKEKTGEEPTEVFRKALENIMPVLEIKARRIGGATYQVPIQVRPERRQTLGLRWLVTYSRNRGEKTMKERLAKEILDAVNNTGASVKKREDTHKMAEANKAFAHYGF from the coding sequence GTGCCAAGAAAAGGACATGTTCCAAAGAGAGAGGTAATGCCAGATCCGATTTATGGTGATGTGGTTGTTACTAAACTTATAAACAACATTATGCTTGACGGTAAAAAAGGAATTGCTCAAGCTATCGTTTACGGTGCATTTGAAATCGTAAAAGAAAAAACTGGCGAAGAACCAACTGAAGTTTTCAGAAAAGCTTTAGAAAACATAATGCCTGTTTTAGAAATTAAAGCAAGACGTATAGGTGGGGCAACATACCAAGTGCCTATTCAAGTTAGACCTGAAAGAAGACAAACTTTAGGTTTAAGATGGTTAGTAACTTACTCTAGAAATAGAGGAGAAAAAACTATGAAAGAAAGACTTGCTAAAGAAATTTTAGATGCTGTTAATAACACTGGAGCAAGTGTTAAGAAGAGAGAAGACACTCACAAGATGGCTGAAGCTAACAAGGCTTTTGCACATTACGGATTCTAA
- the brnQ gene encoding branched-chain amino acid transport system II carrier protein, whose protein sequence is MKKEVRIIFVIGFSLFAMFFGAGNLIFPTFLGYNSGSYWPIAFILYMAADGLLAMISLYCVFSSGGITGFVKPLGKYLGTIILVCISLCIGPLVAIPRTGAITYNLGVANFGFKNLVVTTAIFFIVTYLICIKSEKIVDFIGRYLTPTLLVFLIIMIITGIISPVGEIQAGENLQKVMYDSFINGFQTLDGLGAGLFNAVIVNALIFYKIKKEREKKVILSSSVIAFICLSIVYGGLCFLGASSKLNVEGAKNGTVILLNFTNLLFGRSGVLMLSVIVILACLTTSVALTGGVAEYFSELIPKIPYKIWVMIVCFASFVFSCLGVDAIIKLAVPLLFTLYPPIIILILTSVFRNRISCNRAIKYSAIVAIIIGFMTVLNDTYGILEFIKLLPLSSLSFGYLIPSAIVFSVVALFEKNSGDHIDIPKVLNARITLHDEDVGMLYYISEKMDEPKSEVIRKAIKNLYDEIKDKE, encoded by the coding sequence ATGAAAAAAGAGGTAAGAATAATATTTGTAATAGGCTTTAGCTTATTTGCAATGTTTTTTGGGGCTGGGAACTTAATATTTCCAACATTTTTAGGATATAATTCAGGTTCTTATTGGCCTATAGCTTTTATTTTGTATATGGCTGCAGATGGGCTTTTAGCAATGATATCACTTTATTGTGTATTTTCTTCCGGTGGTATTACAGGATTTGTAAAACCTTTGGGAAAATATTTGGGGACAATAATTTTAGTTTGTATATCTTTATGTATAGGACCTTTAGTTGCAATTCCAAGAACAGGTGCAATTACTTATAATTTGGGAGTTGCAAATTTTGGATTTAAAAATTTGGTGGTAACGACTGCAATATTTTTTATTGTTACATATTTAATTTGCATAAAATCTGAAAAAATAGTTGATTTTATCGGAAGATATTTAACTCCTACACTACTTGTTTTTTTAATTATTATGATTATAACGGGAATTATATCTCCTGTTGGAGAAATCCAAGCCGGAGAAAATTTACAAAAAGTAATGTATGACTCATTTATAAATGGGTTTCAAACTTTGGACGGATTAGGTGCAGGACTTTTTAATGCAGTTATAGTCAATGCTTTAATTTTTTATAAAATTAAAAAAGAAAGAGAAAAAAAGGTAATATTATCCTCTTCTGTTATAGCTTTTATTTGTTTAAGTATTGTTTATGGAGGACTTTGTTTCTTAGGAGCAAGTTCAAAACTTAATGTTGAAGGGGCAAAAAACGGAACGGTTATTTTACTAAACTTTACAAATTTATTATTTGGTAGATCCGGAGTTTTAATGCTTTCAGTTATAGTAATTTTGGCATGTCTTACTACTTCAGTTGCACTTACAGGTGGAGTTGCTGAATATTTTTCAGAATTAATACCTAAAATACCTTATAAAATTTGGGTTATGATAGTTTGTTTTGCAAGTTTTGTTTTCTCCTGCCTTGGCGTAGATGCTATTATAAAATTAGCGGTTCCACTTTTATTTACATTGTATCCACCGATAATTATATTAATTTTGACAAGTGTATTCAGAAACAGAATCTCCTGTAATAGAGCTATAAAATATTCTGCAATAGTTGCAATAATTATAGGATTTATGACTGTATTAAATGATACTTATGGAATTTTAGAATTTATAAAATTGTTACCTCTTAGTTCTTTAAGTTTTGGTTATTTAATTCCATCTGCAATTGTATTTTCCGTTGTTGCATTATTTGAAAAGAATAGTGGAGACCATATTGACATTCCTAAAGTATTAAATGCCAGAATAACTTTGCATGATGAAGATGTGGGAATGCTTTATTATATATCTGAAAAGATGGATGAACCAAAATCAGAAGTCATAAGAAAGGCAATAAAGAATTTGTATGATGAAATAAAAGATAAAGAATAA
- a CDS encoding ABC transporter permease, with translation MVKKYTGKIYLALCYIFLYMPIIFMMVFSFNESRYTKAFTGFSLKWYMELFKDESIMKVFFQTLIITGIATIFALIIGTIGAWSIYRAFNPKLRSYFMNVTYLPLILPDIVIAIGMIILYVFFKLNFGYFTIILSHIIFNIPFVVFAILPKLLTFDKSLYDAGMDLGAKQFQVFKRIVLPQLIPNLIIGALVCITMSLDDFTVSYFTSGNGVATLSVKIYSMTKRGISPKINALSTLLFAIIIIISAITYVFKNRGVKNEKI, from the coding sequence ATGGTAAAAAAATATACAGGAAAAATATATCTTGCATTGTGTTATATATTTTTATATATGCCAATTATATTTATGATGGTTTTTTCATTTAATGAATCAAGATATACTAAGGCTTTTACGGGGTTTAGTTTAAAATGGTATATGGAACTTTTTAAAGATGAATCCATTATGAAAGTTTTTTTTCAAACACTTATCATAACAGGAATTGCAACTATTTTTGCACTTATAATCGGAACTATAGGAGCTTGGTCTATATATAGAGCTTTTAATCCAAAGCTAAGAAGTTATTTTATGAATGTAACATATCTTCCACTTATACTTCCTGATATTGTAATTGCAATTGGAATGATAATTTTATATGTATTTTTTAAACTTAATTTTGGATATTTTACGATAATTTTGTCACATATAATATTTAATATTCCGTTTGTAGTCTTTGCAATTTTGCCTAAATTATTGACTTTTGATAAAAGTCTATATGATGCTGGAATGGATTTGGGAGCAAAGCAGTTTCAAGTATTTAAAAGAATTGTTTTACCTCAACTAATACCTAATTTAATTATAGGAGCATTGGTTTGTATTACTATGTCTTTAGATGATTTTACTGTCAGTTATTTTACTTCCGGAAATGGAGTTGCTACACTTTCGGTCAAAATTTACTCAATGACTAAAAGGGGAATAAGTCCTAAAATAAATGCATTATCAACATTGCTTTTTGCAATAATAATTATAATTTCAGCAATAACTTATGTATTTAAAAATAGAGGAGTAAAAAATGAAAAAATTTAA
- a CDS encoding DMT family transporter — MDNISGRTSFLAKIALFIVAILWGTSLTVVKSAADVFKPNFLLGIRFTLAGIILAVVFHKKLFNAKRNELMAGAVIGVFLFVAYSSQTLGVTFTTPGRSGFLSASYCVIVPFLYWITNKVKPDKFNVSAAVFCIVGIFFIAMAGESGSIFNSSWKAIYGDALALLSGFLFASHIVMVTRLGIGKDPFVLTIMQFLVAGILSWVTTFVFENNAGMQITLRPMLEVLYLSIMCTAVALLLQNLGQKYTDPSSAAIILGCESIFGVAFPVVLGIESLTVKSVIGFILIFVAIIISETKLSFIFKKKDKKIESKI, encoded by the coding sequence TTGGATAACATTTCAGGTAGAACAAGTTTTTTAGCAAAAATTGCACTTTTTATCGTGGCAATTTTGTGGGGAACTTCTCTTACAGTAGTTAAAAGTGCTGCAGATGTATTTAAGCCTAATTTTCTTTTGGGTATCAGATTTACCTTAGCGGGTATTATTCTTGCAGTTGTTTTTCATAAAAAGTTATTTAATGCAAAAAGAAATGAATTGATGGCCGGAGCTGTTATTGGGGTATTTTTATTCGTTGCTTATTCCAGTCAAACACTTGGAGTTACTTTTACAACTCCCGGACGTAGTGGCTTTTTATCAGCATCATATTGCGTAATTGTACCATTTTTGTATTGGATTACAAATAAAGTAAAGCCCGATAAATTTAATGTATCTGCTGCTGTATTTTGCATAGTCGGAATATTTTTTATTGCTATGGCGGGAGAGAGCGGTTCTATTTTTAATTCAAGTTGGAAAGCAATCTATGGAGATGCACTTGCCCTTTTGAGTGGATTTTTATTTGCATCACATATAGTTATGGTTACTAGACTTGGAATCGGGAAAGATCCTTTTGTACTGACAATAATGCAATTTTTGGTTGCAGGTATTTTATCTTGGGTAACTACATTTGTTTTTGAGAACAATGCCGGAATGCAAATTACATTAAGACCTATGCTCGAAGTTTTATATCTTTCTATAATGTGTACAGCGGTTGCGTTATTATTACAAAACCTAGGTCAAAAATATACAGATCCAAGTAGTGCTGCAATAATCTTAGGTTGTGAGTCAATTTTTGGAGTTGCTTTTCCGGTTGTGCTTGGAATTGAAAGTTTAACCGTTAAATCGGTTATAGGATTTATTTTAATTTTTGTCGCAATAATAATTTCAGAAACAAAATTATCTTTTATATTTAAAAAGAAGGATAAGAAAATAGAAAGTAAAATTTAG
- a CDS encoding ABC transporter permease, giving the protein MLRKHLYRIRAMPYLLWTIIFTIVPLFFIIYYSFKVKDESFVFTLDNYKKFFTPTYLKIIFVSLKLSLISTFLCLILGYPAGLFLSRIKAEKRRNILVLLFIMPLWTNFLLRTYSWMSIFREQGIINQMLINVGIIDSPIKFLNNNFAIIIGMIYNFLPFMVLPIYTALINIDKEYIECAKDLGAKGKDLFFRVIFPLSFKGVISGCIMVFMPSVTTFIISDLLGGSQNMLVGNLIQREFLQARNWETGSSISLIMIFIIFVSLMIFRIFVKKSDNEFTEGFKIW; this is encoded by the coding sequence ATGTTACGAAAACATTTATATAGAATTAGGGCTATGCCATATTTATTATGGACGATTATATTTACGATAGTGCCTTTGTTTTTTATAATTTATTATTCTTTTAAAGTAAAAGATGAAAGTTTTGTTTTCACTTTGGATAATTACAAAAAGTTTTTCACACCAACATATTTGAAAATTATTTTTGTATCTTTAAAATTATCCTTAATTTCAACTTTTTTATGTCTAATTTTGGGATATCCTGCTGGACTTTTTTTAAGCAGGATAAAAGCTGAAAAGAGAAGAAATATTCTAGTTTTGCTTTTCATTATGCCTTTATGGACTAACTTTTTACTTAGAACTTACTCTTGGATGAGTATTTTTAGAGAACAGGGAATTATAAATCAAATGCTTATAAATGTCGGAATTATAGATAGTCCTATAAAATTTTTAAACAATAACTTTGCAATTATTATAGGAATGATTTATAATTTTTTGCCTTTTATGGTACTTCCAATTTATACTGCACTTATAAATATCGATAAGGAATATATAGAATGTGCTAAAGATTTGGGGGCTAAAGGAAAAGATTTATTTTTTAGAGTTATTTTTCCACTAAGTTTTAAGGGAGTAATTTCAGGTTGCATTATGGTTTTTATGCCTTCTGTAACAACCTTTATAATATCAGACTTGCTCGGCGGAAGCCAGAATATGCTGGTTGGAAATTTAATTCAAAGGGAGTTTTTACAAGCTAGAAACTGGGAGACAGGTTCAAGCATTTCTCTAATTATGATTTTTATAATTTTTGTAAGTCTTATGATTTTTAGAATATTTGTAAAAAAATCAGATAATGAATTTACAGAAGGATTTAAAATATGGTAA
- the tuf gene encoding elongation factor Tu, translated as MAKQKFERTKPHVNIGTIGHVDHGKTTLTAAITLVLNKRFGTGEFVDYANIDKAPEERERGITISTSHVEYETAKRHYAHVDCPGHADYVKNMITGAAQMDGAILVVSAADGPMPQTREHILLARQVGVPKIAVFLNKEDQVDDPELIELVEMEVRDLLNEYEYDGDNTPIVVGSALKALEEPDGEWGDKIVKLMEAVDEFIPEPVRDVDNPFLMPVEDVFSITGRGTVATGRVEKGKVKVQDNVELVGLTTERRTVVVTGVEMFKKMLDEAAAGDNIGLLLRGVQRNEIQRGQVLAKPGTINPHTKFESEVYVLTKEEGGRHTPFFSGYRPQFYFRTTDVTGNIQLEDGVEMVMPGDNAKFIIELITPIAIDEGLRFAIREGGRTVGSGVVTKILA; from the coding sequence ATGGCTAAGCAAAAATTTGAAAGAACTAAACCACACGTTAATATTGGAACTATTGGTCACGTTGACCACGGTAAAACTACTTTAACTGCAGCTATCACTTTAGTATTGAACAAGAGATTCGGTACTGGTGAATTCGTTGATTATGCAAACATCGACAAGGCACCAGAAGAAAGAGAAAGAGGAATTACAATTTCAACTTCTCACGTTGAATATGAAACTGCAAAAAGACACTATGCACACGTTGACTGTCCAGGACACGCCGACTATGTAAAGAACATGATTACAGGTGCTGCACAAATGGATGGAGCTATCTTAGTAGTAAGTGCTGCTGATGGTCCAATGCCTCAAACAAGAGAACATATATTACTTGCAAGACAAGTAGGAGTTCCTAAAATTGCTGTATTCTTAAACAAAGAAGATCAAGTTGATGACCCTGAATTAATCGAACTTGTTGAAATGGAAGTTAGAGACTTATTAAATGAATATGAATATGATGGAGACAACACTCCAATCGTAGTTGGTTCAGCATTAAAAGCTCTTGAAGAACCAGATGGAGAATGGGGAGACAAAATTGTTAAGTTAATGGAAGCAGTTGACGAATTTATTCCAGAACCAGTTAGAGATGTTGATAACCCATTCTTAATGCCAGTTGAAGACGTATTCTCAATCACTGGTAGAGGAACTGTTGCTACAGGTAGAGTAGAAAAAGGTAAAGTAAAAGTTCAAGATAACGTTGAATTAGTAGGTTTAACAACTGAAAGAAGAACAGTTGTAGTAACTGGTGTTGAAATGTTTAAGAAAATGTTGGATGAAGCTGCTGCCGGAGATAACATCGGTCTTCTTCTAAGAGGAGTTCAAAGAAATGAAATCCAAAGAGGACAAGTTCTTGCAAAACCGGGAACAATTAATCCACATACTAAATTTGAATCAGAAGTTTACGTATTAACTAAAGAAGAAGGTGGAAGACATACTCCATTCTTCTCAGGATACAGACCACAATTCTACTTTAGAACAACTGACGTTACTGGTAATATCCAATTAGAAGACGGCGTTGAAATGGTTATGCCTGGAGATAACGCTAAATTCATAATTGAATTAATTACTCCAATCGCTATTGATGAAGGTTTAAGATTTGCCATCAGAGAAGGCGGAAGAACAGTAGGATCAGGCGTTGTTACTAAGATTTTAGCATAA